A single Drechmeria coniospora strain ARSEF 6962 chromosome 03, whole genome shotgun sequence DNA region contains:
- a CDS encoding DNA helicase, UvrD/REP type, with protein MPTDQQSTILQSLNQAQRRAVTSDAATVAILAGPGSGKTHTLTSRVAWLIKQRGLKPADVIVATFTVKAAREMKERIGKALGEDEEKDVVLGTFHSISRRYLAKYGSRIGLDPRFAIADDGDSRAIIQRICKRLDLKVEPAYVKAWISKRKAKGSTSTPARKGKRPAEPPELHTCFKEYQDHLQRSNLLDYDDLLVRCVDLLREHPCCVSNVQAVLIDEYQDTNGIQYDLMRLFAQARQRITVVGDPDQSIYGWRSAEIRNLYRLLRDFPGTDEVSLEENYRSSKSILDISLHVIQQDKKRYQKVLLPVHTKGAQPVLRKLKSSSAEGEWIVTELRRTIMLCGGMLKHQDVAILLRSAALSRQIESALGKAGIAYRMVGGKKFYDRKEIKILLDYLRVVHQPDNNDAVARVINVPRRGIGEATIKSLLEEAEQAKLSLWSVLWRHCRGQRKAATNIRPKMEQKLNTELLKIVSSLQRKVEEMKQSSAMTLVELVEDLVNQLNFRKYLQEEYVEDHEGRWANVQELVNLAGDFVRDFARSQEDELPEIDEVEQSKEEDMLGRFLANVALASDAQKDGKDQDTSSVVTISTIHAAKGLEWPVVFVPSVYTGSIPHSRAEDDDEERRLLYVAMTRAQALLYLSHPIHASQGASSNKVELSPFVSPFAARFAQKGPSFDVPVVETAAKILGRPAPTQRAIFGKLPAMFSPEDDSFPVEPYDPTSIDGVDGHSDGHFSRAPKRQRNAYSVTKGDGEAAETHPWAPDYATTMERSSEFTMPALPRFVSAGAHQTALAAAATKAPDTATAAKARPGGGSTHRRLDQHSLLGFVTMESRSQKPAPSKYTPADLSSARYRATVSRHTASATSETTSTDGASMTSIDPALAQHKIPTGRSFARPNDTKLERNVSKPYAFFSSSPPRDATPEKAEGKAEDKATEKVGAAPEPILPAASFHKTTFMSVMPRAGVRRPVGMGPAPSIDRLRQPFKPFKPLTINRPQAPGR; from the coding sequence ATGCCAACAGATCAGCAATCCACCATCCTCCAGTCTCTGAACCAGGCGCAGCGTCGCGCTGTCACATCTGATGCGGCCACTGTCGCTATCCTTGCCGGGCCAGGGAGCGGCAAGACACATACCCTCACCTCCCGAGTCGCATGGTTGATCAAGCAGAGGGGGTTGAAGCCGGCCGatgtcatcgtcgccacATTCACCGTCAAAGCTGCCCGAGAAATGAAGGAACGCATCGGCAAGGCCTTGGGAGAGGATGAGGAGAAAGATGTCGTCTTGGGCACCTTTCACTCCATCTCGAGGCGGTACCTTGCCAAGTACGGAAGCCGGATTGGCCTGGACCCTCGATttgccatcgccgacgatggggaCTCGAGGGCCATCATCCAACGGATATGCAAGCGATTGGATCTCAAGGTTGAACCAGCCTATGTCAAGGCTTGGATCAGCAAGCGAAAGGCGAAAGGgtccacgtcgacgccagcGAGGAAGGGCAAGCGTCCGGCCGAGCCCCCCGAACTACACACTTGCTTTAAGGAATACCAAGATCACCTGCAGCGTTCCAATCTGCTCGACTACGATGACTTGCTCGTACGCTGCGTGGATCTCCTACGAGAACACCCTTGTTGCGTATCCAACGTCCAGGCGGTGCTGATTGATGAGTATCAAGACACCAACGGAATTCAATACGACCTGATGCGCCTCTTTGCTCAGGCAAGACAACGCATCACCGTCGTTGGCGATCCGGACCAGAGCATCTACGGCTGGCGCTCAGCCGAAATACGAAACCTCTACCGCCTTCTGCGCGACTTCCCCGGCACCGACGAAGTGTCCCTTGAAGAGAACTACCGGTCCTCCAAGTCCATCCTCGACATCTCTCTCCACGTCATCCAGCAGGACAAGAAACGATATCAAAAAGTACTACTACCCGTCCACACTAAGGGTGCCCAGCCGGTATTGCGGAAGCTCAAAAGCTCGTCCGCCGAGGGTGAGTGGATAGTGACAGAACTCAGACGAACGATCATGCTCTGCGGGGGCATGCTGAAGCACCAGGATGTCGCCATTCTCCTCCGATCCGCTGCACTGTCTCGACAGATCGAGTCGGCCCTCGGCAAAGCCGGCATTGCCTACCGCATGGTCGGTGGTAAAAAGTTTTACGACAGAAAGGAGATCAAGATCTTGCTCGACTACCTCCGCGTCGTCCATCAGCCGGACAACAACGACGCCGTGGCGAGGGTGATAAACGTCCCTCGAAGAGGTATTGGTGAGGCGACCATCAAATCGCTGCTGGAAGAGGCCGAGCAAGCCAAGCTGAGCCTATGGTCGGTACTGTGGCGGCATTGTCGCGGGCAGCGTAAGGCGGCTACGAATATACGACCCAAGATGGAGCAAAAGCTGAACACGGAGCTGCTCAAGATTGTGTCAAGCCTCCAGCGGAAAGTGGAAGAGATGAAACAGAGCAGCGCGATGACTCTCGTCGAGTTGGTCGAAGATCTCGTCAACCAGCTGAACTTCCGAAAGTACCTGCAGGAGGAGTATGTCGAGGACCACGAAGGAAGGTGGGCAAACGTGCAGGAACTTGTCAATCTAGCCGGAGATTTTGTCCGGGACTTTGCAAGGTCCCAAGAGGATGAGTTGCCAGAGATCGATGAAGTCGAGCAGTCCAAAGAAGAAGACATGCTTGGCCGGTTTCTCGCCAACGTCGCACTGGCGTCCGACGCACAGAAGGATGGCAAAGACCAGGACACATCGTCGGTGGTGACGATATCGACAATTCACGCAGCCAAAGGCCTGGAGTGGCCCGTGGTCTTCGTCCCGTCCGTCTACACAGGCTCGATTCCTCACTCAcgtgccgaggatgacgacgaggagaggcggcTGCTGTATGTTGCCATGACCCGAGCTCAAGCTCTCCTTTATCTCAGCCACCCCATCCACGCATCACAGGGTGCAAGCAGCAACAAGGTGGAGCTTTCACCCTTTGTGTCCCCCTTTGCGGCCAGATTTGCGCAGAAGGGACCCTCCTTCGATGTGCCAGTGGTGGAAACAGCGGCAAAGATCCTTGGCCgtccggcgccgacgcaAAGGGCCATATTCGGCAAGCTTCCCGCCATGTTCTCGCCCGAGGACGACAGCTTTCCCGTCGAACCCTACGACCCGAcatccatcgacggcgtcgatggccaCTCGGACGGGCACTtctcgagggcgccgaagCGACAGCGCAATGCCTACTCTGTCACCAAgggtgacggcgaggcggcggaaaCGCACCCGTGGGCGCCTGACTACGCTACGACGATGGAAAGGTCATCCGAATTCACGATGCCAGCACTTCCCAGATTCGTCAGCGCCGGAGCGCACCAGACAGCACTCGCCGCGGCAGCGACCAAGGCGCCTGACACGGCGACAGCAGCCAAAGCACGGCCAGGGGGAGGGTCGACCCACCGTCGGCTAGACCAACACAGTCTTCTTGGCTTCGTCACCATGGAGTCAAGGTCGCagaagccggcgccgtcaaaGTACACGCCGGCAGACCTATCGAGCGCCCGATACCGAGCGACGGTGTCGCGCCATACAGCGAGTGCGACATCTGAGACAACGTCGACGGATGGTGCGTCGATGACTTCAATTGACCCAGCACTAGCACAGCACAAGATCCCGACCGGCAGGTCTTTTGCTCGCCCGAATGATACAAAATTGGAGCGCAATGTTTCGAAACCGTACGCGttcttctcgagctcgcccCCGCGAGATGCAACCCCAGAGAAGGCGGAGGGCAAGGCGGAGGATAAGGCGACGGAGAAGGTGGGAGCGGCGCCAGAGCCGATTCTGCCGGCAGCCAGCTTCCACAAGACCACCTTCATGTCAGTGATGCCTCGTGCTGGCGTGAGGCGGCCAGTGGGTATGGGTCCGGCGCCGTCCATCGATCGACTTCGGCAGCCGTTCAAGCCGTTCAAACCCTTGACGATAAATCGTCCTCAGGCCCCGGGCAGATGA